A genomic stretch from Deinococcus radiotolerans includes:
- a CDS encoding TAXI family TRAP transporter solute-binding subunit: MKKTTKQLGALLVLGTAAIALAQGTTFLTIGSGSTTGVYFPVATGMAKMVNDAGAGVRANARSTGGSVFNVNAIATGELDAAVAQNDVVYYAYKGTGLQAFQGKANAKLRTMAVLYPEVLHVVARKDSGIRSIADLKGKRVVIGDLGSGTELTAKQVLESYGLGFDDLGQALRVSPAQGITLMQDKRADALFYTVGVGASAISQIAQTVDVTMVPVSGNQASSLIKKYPFYVRYNIPAKSYKGVGATVPSVAVQATLVTSTAVSEDAVYKAMKAIFDDEAALKAIHPSLATNFSYAKAVKGIPAPLHPGAVKFFKEKGLSVK; the protein is encoded by the coding sequence ATGAAGAAGACCACGAAACAACTCGGCGCCCTGCTCGTGCTCGGCACCGCCGCCATCGCCCTCGCGCAGGGCACCACGTTCCTCACCATCGGCTCGGGCAGCACCACCGGTGTGTACTTCCCCGTCGCGACCGGCATGGCCAAGATGGTCAACGACGCCGGGGCCGGCGTGCGCGCCAATGCCCGCTCGACCGGGGGCAGCGTCTTCAACGTCAACGCCATCGCCACCGGCGAACTCGACGCGGCCGTCGCGCAGAACGACGTCGTGTACTACGCCTACAAGGGCACCGGCCTCCAGGCCTTCCAGGGCAAGGCGAACGCCAAGCTGCGCACCATGGCCGTCCTGTACCCCGAGGTGCTGCACGTCGTGGCCCGCAAGGACAGCGGCATCCGCTCGATTGCCGACCTGAAAGGCAAACGCGTCGTGATCGGCGACCTGGGCTCCGGCACCGAACTGACCGCCAAGCAGGTGCTCGAAAGCTACGGCCTGGGCTTTGACGACCTGGGTCAGGCGCTGCGCGTGTCGCCCGCGCAGGGCATCACCCTGATGCAGGACAAACGCGCCGACGCGCTGTTCTACACCGTGGGTGTGGGTGCCAGCGCCATCAGTCAGATCGCGCAGACCGTGGACGTCACCATGGTCCCCGTCAGCGGCAACCAGGCCAGCAGCCTGATCAAGAAGTACCCCTTCTACGTCCGCTACAACATCCCCGCCAAGAGCTACAAGGGCGTGGGCGCCACCGTGCCCAGCGTCGCCGTGCAGGCCACCCTGGTCACCAGCACCGCCGTCAGCGAGGACGCCGTGTACAAGGCCATGAAGGCCATCTTCGACGACGAGGCCGCCCTGAAGGCCATTCACCCCAGCCTCGCGACCAACTTCAGCTACGCCAAGGCGGTCAAGGGTATCCCCGCGCCCCTGCACCCCGGGGCCGTCAAGTTCTTCAAGGAAAAAGGCCTGAGCGTCAAGTAA
- a CDS encoding ATP-binding protein: MTDVRGQSPVTGAVVGMVLGTQDVTPVSFWFAVQPGASIQLDDLVVVGTRKPDGAEVRFYGIVDHVRTRHEGVTFDSDVQDVAAGLLPASVSYAARVLVTRVHPENFIPPQPGDVVRHARDADLRMALSADKMGDRAFPGGLLADGQVLPLNYRFVNGENGGHINISGISGVATKTSYALFLLHSIFRSGVMGASASAGRALIFNVKGEDLLFLDQANKDVGAREADAQAQKGLPRTRYDLMNLPAEAFRDVQFLAPPRPGSAAGAIVPQVEQRASGVTPFLYSLREFCLRRMLPYVFVDRDASVNLGFVIGSIEDRLYRLAQGADTPYLTVDDWQPDTEQLLDEDVRFDELGGVRISTFPQLVAYLEYKLLDANDGEGDRKWVGKQSPATLQAFIRRLRGVQKHLTPLVRGDLSAAQAAQYRPDPLKPGVQTTVVDIHTLSATAQMFVVGVLLRDLFEHKERVGRQDTIFVVLDELNKYAPRDGDSPIKDVLLDIAERGRSLGIILIGAQQTASEVERRIVSNAAIRVVGRLDLAEAERPEYRFLPQSFRARAGILQPGTMLVSQPDVPNPVLVNYPFPAWATRKDEVDDLRGKKIEDVGDDWLR, translated from the coding sequence ATGACCGACGTGCGCGGACAGTCGCCTGTGACGGGCGCGGTGGTGGGCATGGTGCTGGGCACGCAGGACGTGACGCCAGTCAGTTTCTGGTTCGCGGTGCAGCCCGGCGCGAGCATCCAGCTCGACGATCTGGTCGTGGTGGGCACCCGCAAGCCCGACGGGGCGGAGGTGCGCTTCTACGGGATCGTGGATCACGTCCGCACCCGGCACGAGGGCGTGACCTTCGACAGCGACGTGCAGGACGTCGCGGCGGGCCTGCTGCCTGCGAGTGTCAGTTACGCGGCGCGGGTGCTGGTCACGCGGGTGCACCCGGAGAACTTCATTCCGCCGCAGCCGGGGGACGTGGTGCGGCACGCGCGGGACGCCGACCTGCGCATGGCGCTCAGCGCGGACAAGATGGGCGACCGCGCCTTCCCCGGTGGCCTGCTGGCCGACGGGCAGGTACTGCCGCTGAACTACCGCTTCGTGAACGGCGAGAACGGCGGGCACATCAACATCAGTGGGATCTCGGGCGTGGCGACGAAGACCAGTTACGCACTGTTCCTGCTGCACTCAATCTTCCGCAGCGGCGTGATGGGCGCGTCCGCGTCGGCGGGGCGGGCGCTGATCTTCAACGTGAAGGGCGAGGACCTGCTGTTTCTCGATCAGGCGAACAAGGACGTGGGAGCGCGTGAGGCGGACGCGCAAGCGCAAAAGGGCCTGCCGCGCACCCGCTACGACCTGATGAACCTCCCGGCGGAAGCGTTCCGGGACGTGCAGTTCCTCGCGCCGCCCCGCCCCGGCAGTGCGGCGGGCGCGATCGTGCCGCAAGTCGAGCAGCGCGCCAGTGGCGTGACGCCGTTCCTGTACTCGCTGCGGGAGTTCTGCCTGCGCCGCATGCTGCCCTACGTGTTCGTGGACCGGGACGCCAGCGTGAACCTGGGTTTCGTCATCGGCAGCATCGAGGACCGCCTGTACCGCCTCGCGCAGGGGGCCGACACGCCGTACCTGACGGTGGACGACTGGCAGCCGGACACCGAGCAGCTCCTAGATGAGGACGTGCGCTTCGACGAGCTGGGCGGCGTGCGGATCAGCACCTTCCCGCAGCTGGTGGCGTACCTGGAATACAAACTGCTGGACGCGAACGACGGCGAGGGTGACCGCAAGTGGGTGGGCAAGCAGTCCCCCGCCACCTTGCAGGCGTTCATCCGGCGGTTACGGGGCGTGCAGAAGCACCTCACGCCGCTGGTGCGCGGGGACCTGAGCGCCGCGCAGGCCGCGCAGTACCGCCCGGACCCGCTGAAGCCCGGCGTGCAGACGACCGTGGTGGACATTCACACGCTGTCCGCCACCGCGCAGATGTTCGTGGTGGGCGTGCTGCTGCGTGACCTGTTCGAGCACAAGGAACGCGTGGGGCGGCAGGACACAATCTTCGTTGTGCTGGACGAGCTGAACAAGTACGCGCCGCGCGATGGGGACAGCCCGATCAAGGACGTGCTGCTGGACATCGCCGAACGCGGCCGCAGCCTGGGGATCATCCTGATCGGCGCGCAGCAGACCGCCAGCGAGGTCGAGCGGCGCATCGTGTCGAACGCCGCGATCCGCGTGGTGGGTCGCCTGGACCTCGCCGAGGCCGAGCGGCCCGAGTACCGCTTCCTGCCGCAGAGTTTCCGTGCGCGCGCGGGTATTCTCCAGCCGGGCACCATGCTGGTCAGTCAGCCGGACGTGCCAAACCCCGTGCTGGTGAACTACCCGTTCCCTGCCTGGGCGACCCGCAAGGACGAGGTGGATGACCTGCGCGGGAAGAAGATCGAGGACGTCGGAGACGACTGGCTGCGCTGA
- the tatA gene encoding twin-arginine translocase TatA/TatE family subunit: MPNLGPAELLVILLVALVVFGPRKLPELGKSLGHGLREFRKSTQGLRDELNVTAPAPQVQATPAPAAAVTPAHALTAQPKPATDVNPQA, encoded by the coding sequence ATGCCCAACCTCGGACCCGCTGAACTGCTCGTGATTCTCCTCGTCGCACTGGTTGTCTTCGGCCCGCGCAAACTTCCCGAACTGGGCAAGAGCCTCGGGCACGGCCTGCGCGAATTCCGCAAGAGCACCCAGGGCCTGCGGGATGAACTCAACGTGACCGCCCCCGCCCCTCAGGTGCAGGCCACGCCCGCTCCCGCCGCGGCCGTCACGCCCGCCCACGCCCTGACCGCGCAGCCCAAGCCGGCCACTGACGTCAACCCGCAGGCCTGA
- a CDS encoding DNA double-strand break repair nuclease NurA — protein sequence MARMRIRLDPWPVDLQGGQLTLKAFDGTLDDLETPRWAALPARPIPERLKQVFVVDGKRRMESRIFIEDPRGQSGLGGFGAFVVGAVDLCPHGTRQAELIAVKAQRLLAHAPNLLVEPAQLTPRNPHTGQLEYAPAPMQGHDPLAALNTLQQHMLRAEQLLSHSLASRVPVDEADDREWLTALTIQDGTLRGQNLQGAVVGCVKTMETMYLPADRAGLLSELKPGERTPVLRMTYEGGQFTRLIWYVRLCEAAFYQHPMSGVMRLEMFAPDDTDFLPPIVRQVANLSGTLLTRLGSRAHKDPRAPQNLIPTAALEQAMNRSMGSADLVTRRIRAHIAATFGREAVA from the coding sequence ATGGCCCGCATGCGTATCCGCCTTGACCCCTGGCCCGTGGATCTCCAGGGGGGACAGCTCACCCTCAAAGCCTTCGACGGCACCCTCGACGATCTGGAAACGCCCCGCTGGGCGGCGCTGCCCGCCCGGCCCATCCCGGAACGGCTGAAACAGGTGTTCGTCGTGGACGGCAAACGCCGCATGGAATCCCGCATCTTCATCGAGGACCCCCGCGGCCAGAGCGGCCTGGGCGGCTTCGGCGCGTTCGTGGTGGGCGCCGTCGATCTGTGCCCCCACGGCACGCGGCAGGCGGAACTGATAGCCGTGAAGGCGCAGCGCCTGCTGGCGCACGCCCCGAACCTGCTGGTTGAGCCGGCCCAGCTCACGCCCCGCAACCCGCACACCGGGCAGCTGGAGTACGCCCCGGCGCCCATGCAGGGCCACGATCCGCTGGCGGCGCTGAACACCCTGCAACAGCACATGCTGAGGGCCGAGCAGCTCCTGTCGCACTCACTGGCGTCGCGCGTGCCGGTGGACGAGGCGGACGACCGCGAGTGGCTGACCGCCCTGACCATCCAGGACGGCACCCTGCGCGGCCAGAACCTCCAGGGCGCGGTGGTCGGCTGCGTGAAGACCATGGAGACCATGTACCTGCCCGCCGACCGCGCCGGACTGCTGAGTGAACTGAAACCCGGCGAGCGCACCCCGGTCCTGCGCATGACCTACGAGGGCGGGCAGTTCACACGCCTGATCTGGTACGTGCGCCTGTGCGAGGCGGCGTTCTACCAGCATCCCATGAGCGGCGTGATGCGCCTGGAGATGTTCGCGCCGGACGACACGGACTTCCTGCCGCCCATCGTGCGTCAGGTGGCGAACCTGTCCGGCACGCTCCTGACGCGACTGGGCAGCCGAGCGCACAAGGACCCGCGCGCGCCGCAGAACCTGATCCCGACGGCGGCGCTGGAGCAGGCAATGAACCGCTCGATGGGCAGCGCGGATCTGGTCACGCGTCGCATCCGGGCGCACATCGCCGCGACGTTCGGGCGCGAGGCCGTCGCATGA
- a CDS encoding anti-sigma factor domain-containing protein, whose protein sequence is MTISRDDILALALGQLGPEDERRVRAAIDADPALAREYRADLDLLHSLPDTLPPAEVPAGAEARLIERLRRETSGDAPPANLSLNTPEAPVTTDAARPAPGRMNWRLMLLAVVAALTLGVLFLRPPSTPDLLSQYQSTPGAQMQPLTQQGTTLGELVRLPDGRGYLHLNAMAPQDRVYQLWRIEDGKPVSVGVFEGQGIVLPTVQAGQTVAVSVEPVGGSEQPTTTPILVQAL, encoded by the coding sequence GTGACCATCAGCAGAGACGACATTCTGGCCCTCGCGCTGGGTCAACTCGGCCCCGAAGACGAGCGCCGCGTCCGCGCGGCCATCGACGCGGACCCCGCCCTGGCCCGCGAGTACCGCGCCGACCTCGACCTGCTGCACAGCCTGCCCGACACCCTGCCACCCGCCGAGGTGCCCGCCGGGGCTGAAGCGCGCCTGATCGAACGCCTGCGCCGCGAAACGAGTGGCGACGCCCCCCCCGCCAACCTGTCCCTGAACACCCCAGAGGCCCCCGTGACGACGGACGCCGCGCGCCCCGCACCGGGCCGCATGAACTGGCGGCTGATGCTGCTCGCCGTGGTGGCCGCGCTGACGCTGGGCGTCTTGTTCCTCCGGCCGCCCAGCACGCCGGACCTGCTCAGCCAGTACCAGTCCACCCCTGGCGCGCAGATGCAACCGCTGACGCAGCAGGGCACGACCCTCGGCGAGCTGGTTCGCCTACCCGACGGCCGGGGGTACCTGCACCTGAACGCCATGGCCCCACAGGACCGGGTGTACCAGCTGTGGCGGATCGAGGACGGCAAGCCCGTCAGCGTGGGCGTCTTCGAGGGTCAGGGCATCGTGCTGCCCACGGTGCAGGCCGGGCAGACGGTCGCGGTGAGCGTGGAGCCGGTGGGTGGCAGCGAGCAGCCCACCACGACGCCGATCCTGGTTCAGGCGCTCTGA
- a CDS encoding histone deacetylase family protein has product MTAADHTGPYRAWTPAAYTFPLPDGHRFPAYKYAGVRDRLSGLLPVLDTPNLSWADAARAHDPLWLRRWRKGEIDRHEERAFGLPWSPEVVERARRAAGGSLAALHDALTVGWGINLAGGTHHAFRDRAEGFCLVNDAAILTRVALDEGLAHRVAILDLDVHQGNGTAALLEHEARAFTLSIHGERNYPFRKERSSLDLGLGDGVTDQQYLHVLHTQALPALDAFRPDVLLYLAGVDVLAGDRFGRFALTLDGVRERNRAVLSWARGAGIPVVTMMAGGYNRDHALTVEAHASVVLDGLDVLT; this is encoded by the coding sequence GTGACCGCTGCCGACCACACCGGGCCGTACCGGGCCTGGACCCCCGCCGCCTACACCTTCCCCCTGCCGGACGGGCACCGCTTCCCGGCGTACAAGTACGCGGGCGTCCGCGACCGCCTGAGCGGGCTGCTGCCCGTGCTGGACACCCCGAACCTCAGCTGGGCGGACGCCGCGCGCGCCCACGACCCGCTGTGGCTGCGGCGCTGGCGCAAGGGCGAAATTGACCGGCATGAGGAACGCGCCTTCGGCCTGCCCTGGAGCCCCGAGGTGGTGGAACGCGCCCGCCGCGCCGCCGGGGGCTCCCTGGCCGCCCTGCACGACGCCCTGACGGTGGGGTGGGGCATCAACCTGGCGGGGGGCACGCACCACGCCTTCCGTGACCGGGCCGAGGGGTTCTGCCTCGTGAACGACGCCGCGATCCTCACGCGGGTCGCGCTGGACGAAGGCCTGGCCCACCGCGTGGCGATCCTCGATCTGGACGTGCACCAAGGCAACGGCACCGCCGCGCTGCTGGAACACGAGGCGCGGGCCTTCACCCTCAGCATTCACGGTGAGCGCAACTACCCCTTCCGGAAGGAGCGCAGCAGCCTCGACCTGGGGCTGGGCGACGGCGTGACCGATCAGCAGTACCTGCACGTGCTGCACACCCAGGCCCTCCCGGCGCTGGACGCCTTCCGCCCGGACGTGCTGCTGTATCTCGCCGGTGTGGACGTGCTGGCCGGGGACCGCTTCGGCCGCTTCGCCCTGACCCTGGACGGCGTGCGCGAGCGCAACCGCGCCGTGCTGAGCTGGGCGCGCGGGGCGGGCATCCCGGTCGTCACGATGATGGCCGGCGGGTACAACCGCGACCACGCCCTGACGGTCGAGGCGCACGCCAGTGTGGTCCTCGACGGTCTGGACGTGCTGACCTGA
- a CDS encoding Crp/Fnr family transcriptional regulator, which translates to MTYIAPPTPHPYTDPNRTVRRGQTLYYAGDAAPSLYRLESGLMRAVRLTPQGRNLTVRHIRPGDIFGEECLHGTTRGHQVVALTDAVLTPIHPQHLSQSELWDLTRSLSHQLQRMMTDGVHIQDGDLRERIARYLLNLADSSLGGQHPDGTRFVRATHELIAEGTGATRESVSKLIGEMRDDGLLNPAYRCLTLTDEAGLRLLSGYHG; encoded by the coding sequence ATGACCTACATTGCCCCCCCCACCCCGCATCCCTACACGGATCCCAACCGCACCGTCCGCCGCGGCCAGACCCTCTACTACGCCGGGGACGCCGCCCCCAGCCTCTACCGCCTGGAAAGCGGCCTGATGCGCGCCGTGCGTCTCACCCCGCAAGGCCGCAACCTGACCGTGCGCCACATCCGCCCCGGCGACATCTTCGGCGAGGAATGCCTGCACGGCACCACCCGCGGCCATCAGGTCGTCGCCCTGACCGATGCCGTCCTGACACCCATCCACCCGCAGCACCTGTCGCAGAGCGAGCTGTGGGACCTGACCCGCAGCCTCAGCCATCAGCTGCAGCGCATGATGACCGACGGCGTGCACATCCAGGACGGCGACCTGCGCGAACGCATTGCCCGCTACCTGCTGAACCTCGCGGACAGCAGCCTGGGTGGTCAGCACCCGGACGGCACGCGCTTCGTGCGCGCCACGCACGAACTGATCGCCGAGGGTACCGGCGCCACCCGCGAGAGCGTCAGCAAACTGATCGGCGAGATGCGCGACGACGGCCTGCTGAACCCCGCGTACCGCTGCCTGACCCTGACGGACGAGGCGGGCCTGCGCCTGCTCAGCGGCTACCACGGCTGA
- a CDS encoding amino acid ABC transporter ATP-binding protein, with protein sequence MTQSSPTATGRQIRRDAPPIIDVRDVHKHFGSFHALRGVNLRVQPGEVVVVIGPSGSGKSTFIRTINALDPHDGGQITVDGIPLDGKGNLDAIRREVGMVFQSFNLFPHLTVLENITLAPTRVRKQSKAEAEKRGLELLRRVGIEEQAHKYPAQLSGGQQQRVAIARALAMDPKVMLFDEPTSALDPEMIKEVLDVMKELARTGMTMLVVTHEMGFAREVADRILFFDQGNIVEDTTPEDFYQNPKHERAKAFLSKILGH encoded by the coding sequence ATGACGCAGTCCTCCCCCACCGCCACGGGCCGCCAGATTCGCCGGGACGCTCCCCCCATCATTGATGTGCGTGACGTGCACAAGCATTTCGGCAGCTTCCACGCGCTGCGCGGCGTGAACCTGCGCGTGCAGCCGGGCGAGGTCGTGGTCGTGATCGGCCCGTCCGGCAGTGGCAAGAGTACGTTCATCCGCACCATCAATGCGCTGGACCCGCACGACGGGGGCCAGATCACGGTGGACGGCATTCCGCTGGACGGGAAGGGCAACCTAGACGCCATCCGCCGTGAGGTGGGCATGGTGTTCCAGTCATTCAACCTCTTCCCGCACCTGACCGTGCTGGAGAACATCACGCTGGCCCCCACCCGCGTGCGCAAGCAGAGCAAGGCCGAGGCCGAGAAGCGCGGCCTGGAGCTGCTGCGCCGCGTGGGCATCGAGGAGCAGGCGCACAAGTACCCGGCGCAGCTGTCGGGCGGGCAGCAGCAGCGCGTGGCGATCGCGCGGGCGCTGGCCATGGACCCGAAGGTGATGCTGTTCGACGAGCCGACCAGCGCCCTGGATCCCGAGATGATCAAGGAGGTGCTGGACGTCATGAAGGAACTGGCGCGCACCGGCATGACCATGCTGGTTGTCACACACGAAATGGGCTTCGCGCGTGAGGTCGCCGACCGCATCCTGTTCTTTGATCAGGGCAACATCGTCGAGGACACCACCCCGGAGGACTTCTACCAGAACCCGAAGCATGAGCGCGCCAAGGCGTTCCTCAGCAAGATCCTGGGCCACTGA
- a CDS encoding MFS transporter — protein MTTRAPWNRNERLGILNGWAVFLGDGFMSVAVVLTGFAARLGAPNWVIGLLPAIAGGGWMLPQLLVAARVRPLTHKLPVYRSAAMVRTGTYIFMVLAAALLADRPALCLTLFILAMGLNALASGVSGLPFLEVVSKTVPSERRARYFGTRNLYGGLLAFGAGLLVRAILGSDLTFPLNYALILALGTVAFTFGYWVFGLVQEPADTPLDRQGTRAEFRAIPDTLRDPHFRAFLTVRLLLAAASMSDPFLAVYALRELHYPAATLGTFVMALTGAAPLSNIVWQRVAERKGSRRIIRYASVFYGLAPLWALTVGLLHLPSWTYLFAFILTSTAAQGFNLGHTNHLLNIAPEHARSRYIGTLNTLVGAALFTPVLGGLIADRAGYGPVFVLSGVLCAAAWVWCGKLRRDA, from the coding sequence ATGACGACCCGCGCGCCGTGGAACCGCAACGAACGCCTGGGCATCCTGAACGGCTGGGCCGTCTTCCTGGGCGACGGCTTCATGAGTGTCGCCGTCGTCCTGACCGGCTTCGCCGCCCGCCTCGGCGCGCCCAACTGGGTCATCGGTCTGCTCCCCGCCATCGCGGGCGGCGGGTGGATGCTGCCGCAACTGCTCGTCGCTGCGCGCGTGCGCCCCCTGACCCACAAACTCCCCGTTTACCGCTCGGCGGCCATGGTGCGCACCGGCACGTACATCTTCATGGTGCTGGCTGCCGCGCTGCTCGCCGACCGGCCCGCGCTGTGCCTCACGCTGTTCATCCTCGCGATGGGCCTGAACGCCCTGGCGTCCGGCGTCAGCGGCCTGCCGTTTCTGGAGGTCGTCAGCAAGACCGTGCCCAGTGAACGCCGCGCCCGCTACTTCGGCACGCGCAACCTGTACGGCGGCCTGCTCGCCTTCGGAGCAGGCCTGCTCGTGCGGGCCATCCTGGGCAGCGACCTGACCTTCCCGCTGAACTACGCGCTGATCCTCGCGCTGGGCACCGTGGCCTTCACGTTCGGGTACTGGGTGTTCGGCCTGGTGCAGGAACCCGCCGACACGCCCCTGGACCGGCAGGGCACCCGCGCCGAGTTCCGCGCCATTCCCGACACGCTCCGCGACCCGCACTTCCGGGCGTTTCTGACCGTGCGGCTGCTGCTGGCCGCGGCCAGCATGAGCGACCCCTTCCTGGCCGTGTACGCCCTGCGTGAACTGCACTACCCGGCCGCCACGCTGGGTACCTTCGTCATGGCCCTGACCGGCGCGGCGCCTCTGAGCAACATCGTGTGGCAGCGCGTCGCCGAGCGCAAGGGCTCGCGGCGCATCATCCGGTACGCCAGCGTCTTCTACGGCCTCGCGCCCCTGTGGGCGCTGACGGTGGGCCTTCTGCACCTGCCCAGCTGGACGTACCTGTTCGCGTTCATCCTGACCAGCACCGCCGCGCAGGGCTTCAACCTGGGGCACACCAACCACCTGCTGAACATCGCGCCGGAACACGCCCGCAGCCGCTACATCGGCACCCTGAACACCCTGGTCGGCGCGGCGCTGTTCACTCCCGTTCTGGGCGGTCTGATCGCCGACCGCGCCGGGTACGGCCCCGTCTTCGTGCTCAGCGGCGTCCTGTGCGCCGCCGCCTGGGTGTGGTGCGGGAAGCTGAGGCGCGACGCCTGA
- a CDS encoding RNA polymerase sigma factor, producing MTQPLHPDLPDEALIRAMAAGTEDALQELHRRYARLLYSLGHRMLRQTDDVESCVQDTFMNAWRHAARFDPARASAKTWLVSIAHHRFLQELRDRPDTPLEIEEWDAPTPAPDADAQVMAQHAVHALDDAQRHLVELAYYRGYSHSELAILTGLPVGTVKSRLRSAIDRMRSHLGRPS from the coding sequence ATGACCCAACCCCTGCATCCCGACCTGCCGGACGAGGCCCTCATCCGCGCGATGGCCGCCGGCACCGAGGACGCGCTGCAAGAACTGCACCGCCGCTACGCCCGGCTCCTGTACAGCCTGGGCCACCGCATGCTCCGGCAGACCGACGACGTGGAAAGCTGCGTGCAGGACACCTTCATGAACGCCTGGCGGCACGCCGCGCGCTTCGACCCGGCGCGGGCCAGTGCCAAGACGTGGCTAGTCAGCATCGCCCACCACCGCTTCTTGCAGGAACTCCGCGACCGCCCCGACACGCCCCTGGAAATCGAGGAGTGGGACGCCCCCACGCCCGCGCCGGACGCCGACGCCCAGGTCATGGCCCAGCACGCCGTGCACGCCCTGGACGACGCGCAGCGTCACCTGGTGGAACTCGCGTACTACCGCGGGTACTCCCACAGTGAACTGGCGATCCTGACCGGCCTGCCCGTCGGTACCGTAAAATCCCGCTTGCGCTCCGCGATCGACCGGATGCGCAGCCACCTCGGACGTCCCTCGTGA